The stretch of DNA GTAGCTTCTATCAAACCTCTGCACAAATAGTATGTATTCTGACATCTAGGTGTCAGCACATTTTTTGAAGCGTAGAGTGAAGTAGCTTTAAGCTGGAGTGATGAATATAGGTGAAGCTGCAGCatgtttgttgggttttaatTGCATGTTTTCCTGTTGCCTTTCTAGGTCTGATGTAGTTGTTCTGTGCTTTTCAATTGCTAATCCTAATTCCCTGAATCATGTGAAAACGATGTGGTACCAAGAAATCAAGCACTTCTGTCCTCGCACACCTGTCATCCTGGTGGGCTGCCAACTAGATCTCCGCTATGCAGATCTTGAGGCTGTTAACAGAGCCAGACGGCCTTTGGCAAGGTaaagtttaaacaaaacaaaatcaccTAAACTTGTTTGAGTGCCTGAGCACTGTGATAATATAGAGATAATAAGGATTACTGGAGGTTTTTGTATGTCTCTCTCCATCTGAACATGTGGATCATGTCCTGCCCTGTCACTACTGTCAGGTACTGTTTTAAATGGAGAGATTCTACtccagttttctgctttcaagatttcgggggtttggggtttttttgtaaatgtaatCCTAAATTATGGCAGAAAATAAAGTGGTTTCAAGTTAAAGTATTTAAAGTTCTGAGATTAAAAGAGAGTTTGGGATCATTCTGGAGAAGCTTTGTTTTTCCCATATTCAAAAGGCAAGTATTCACATGTTTGTGGGCAAAGCAGTCCCACAATTACCTgctaatttcttccttttatgtGAGTTACAATGAGACCAGATTCACAGAAATAATATCCATGATCGTGTAATTAAAGACTGTATTGTAACAAATTTCCATAAAGGGATTGAATTAATATTTCATGGGCTCTTAGAAAACTTTGCATTGCATTGCATTTAGATTCTTGACTCGGCAGTATAATTTCTgtaggtttgtttgtttattaaacATTTGTTCATTGTGAGGGTGGGGTGAGCTTTTTGGTTGACTCTTtaggaggaaatattttttcaaaactcaAGATTCTTCTTCTTCCCTAATCCTCCTTTCTGATTTCACCATTAATGAAGTTTGAATCAGTACTCTGCGTGTCTAGCACAGAGACCTGAACTGATTATTAACTGGTGACTAAAGCAAGCTGTTGTCTGGAGCGTGTTACGTCTGTGCCAGCTTGTGTCTGCCCAGTATGGCATGCTCAGAGAACACAGTGTTGGGTCATGTCTTCTGGTGGGATGATTTTTTGTTGGGAAGATGGATCCAAGCCCaggctttttgctgttttgtttacCCTACATCATGTACTAGAGCTGCTCTGAAAATTCGTGAGTTCCCACATAATGCTTCTACAGCCAAAACAGGCCTATCTCTTAAAGTGTGTGTGCAGTTACACTATTGTCGTAGGCTACTgtgattttcctttaaaagcataataagcttaataaatatttctcatttcataTTTAGCTGTATTTGTGGAGTTTCCATGTCATGAGGATTCCCATTTGAGTTTAAGTGATGGAGACAAAGAGAGACATTGACAGAATATCTGTGTAGAAAGGGATGTTAGgaggttttttaaataatgaaagttCTTGAACATCCTGTcatctttttttactgtaaaattcCCATTAAGAGAGAGAAGGCTTGCTCCATTTTGTGCAAATGATTTCTACGTATTTTTAGTAACATTGCAAAGACGCCACCAAACTTAAACAAAATTACAAGTGTTTGCTATTCTAAAACTCTCTGGAGTCATGGTTGTAGATTTCCAAAGGGCTTTGTGGgcttaattttatattttgtttcatttgaatgATAATTACTCAGAATTGGTGCCGAGACGTTTTGTAAAATTCCATGCTTTCTGGAGTAACTTTGTGATGATTGCTCTGTGTGagaaggtttattttttgtttaactcTAGGCCTATAAAGAGAGGAGACATTTTGCCACCAGAAAGAGGCAGAGAGGTTGCCAAGGAACTTGGGATACCATACTATGAAACCAGTGTATTTGACCAGTTTGGGATTAAAGATGTGTTTGACAATGCAATTAGAGCTGCCCTGATCTCAAGAAGACACCTGCAGTTCTGGAAATCTCATTTGAAGAAGGTCCAAAAACCATTGCTTCAGGCTCCATTCCTACCTCCAAAAGCCCCTCCTCCGGTTATCAAAATTCCTGAGTGTCCTGTACCGAGCATGAATGAAGCTGGATATTTATTGGACAGCCCACTGTGTGCAGATGTTATGTTTgttctgcaggagcaggactACATTTTTGCTCACAAGATTTACCTAGCTACCTCCTCTTCAAAGTTTTATGACCTTTTCTTAATGGAATGTGAGGAAAGTCCAGACTTGGATGAAACACAgtgtaataaagaaaatacaaataaggATGTTCTGACAAGTCACCTTGAGACAAATGGTGACAGTGATGAGACATCCTTGAACTCTGCTGATGTTAAAATCCCCCCACCAGAAAGTACGGACTCTTTAAACACGCTAGAACCTGAATCTGGTGAAACAAATTCTGCAGCAAGAACTTTGTCATCCTGGGGTAAGGGGTTTGTTAGTGTGCATAAGGAAATGCAAGTGAATCCTGTCTCAAATAGGATGTGTCCTGTAACTGTGGTAAAAATGGATTCATCTGTGCAGGCCGGaccttttaaaactgttttgcagtttttatACACAGGGCAActggatgaaaatgaaaaagatctCACAAGACTGGCTCAGATTGCTGAAATCTTGGAAGTATTTGATTTGCGAATGATGGTGGAGAATATTATGAATAAAGAAGCCTTCATGAATCAAGAGATTACTAAAGCATTTCATGTCAGAAAAGCTAATCGGATAAAAGAGTGCCTTTGCAAAGGGACATTTTCTGGTAAGTAAATACATGCTGTAATGGGGAAAAGCACTAATTCTTTTCTCATTCATGTTACTGTTGCTTCACAGACTTCAAAAACTGACATCTTACATTGTTCTTAAAGGAGGGGTGAGGCCAGAATTATAGTGTTCCTCAGGCAGACTGTTCCAACCTGGGACTCTGCAGTTTAATTTCTCAAAATGTACACACAAGCTTTTGAATAAGTGACCCCATTTTCCAAAGTGTTGAATGTCCAATCTCCCTCTTTTACGTGAGGCTTTCTATTTAACTATATAAAATGCTAGCCTTATCTTCCAGGGGGTGGGTCATGGGAAGTGAAAGAATAGTTGGTTAATAGTGAATATACATTCCTGAGACAGTTTCAATTCAGTGCAGACTTGCAGCATGCCTGTTTCTTTGTTACCATGGCAGATGTGACATTTAAATTGGATGACGGAACCATAAATGCCCACAAGCCACTGCTGATCTGTAGCTGTGAATGGATGTCTGCTATGTTTGGAGGATCGTTTATTGAAAGCTTGAACAGTGAGGTATTTGCCCAGTTTTGTCCATTTGGGTTATAATTTCTGATGGATTTAGGGTGATGGAAGCATCATTCTATATCTACTTGAAAGGTTGCAATAATCCCTGGAACGATTCTTTATTCTTCCTGTGCAGACCTGGGATGCTTTTCTTCTTAAGGCATTACATTAGGATGTCTAGGAGGATAACATATCTTCTGCAAGGCATGAGACTTCCTCCAATGCTGGAACGTGTGTTTAAACCTgaaatcctttaaaatattaaatatgaaggggaaaaattatGAACCTGtgaattactttaaaataagttttaaagtTGTGTGAATACATATTCATAGGTTCTCTAGTGCATCATCTTGTCCTCTTAAGTAAAGCAGGTATGAAGTACAGTGTAAAAGATCTCTGCTTTGAATTAAGATTTTGCAGCAGAAGCCTTGTATTTCCAGGTggtctgtttttcaaattctaaaCACtctgctattatttttttcttgtgttttaccTGTACCCagggtttgatttttgttttgattttcttgttcctttccATACTTACAGGTCTTGCTCATATGAAGAGTTCaagttttttgtgtttaatattCTGAAGATTGTGTTCTACTTagatttttcttgcttcttctAATACAGCTGTAAACATAATTCCTTTCCCAGAGGCGTGCTTAACAAGTggttcattaaaaatacatagtttGACTCTAGTAAGCAACATTTGGCAATGAagaacatacattttttttctaccagcCTATTTTTAATGATTGACTTAACAATCTTAGCTCATCtttccaatttaaaatatttagcttcCATTTTGTAGATTTTAAAGCATTCAGTAATGCTTTTGGAAGTTTTAGAATATACGTAGATATGAATCGAATGGTCTCCTTTGATTGGtgtacaaaaattaaaaacatctaCTTTTTACTTGTTACTTTTTCtatatttgggaaaaaatcactgaatttaCTATTCTCTGTGCTAACAAAAAGATATTAATAAAGAATGAGTTTCATGATTAGTTCCTCTTAATTGGAGAGCTGAGCTGTTTCCCAAGTGCTGTGCATAAGAGGTTCATGCTTTAGCGCTAACAGATCTGGGTTTGAATTCCACCCATCcaggcagagctgaaagaaaagttCCCAAGCCCCCGACAGCTAACCACCAGCTGCGTGACAATTAATTCCCTTCTAGCAGGAAGTACATGCTGACTGCTTCCAAGCAATCAGATTAAGTTGCGTGTACATTTAATTCCTTATCataattttgttattatttttctgctctgccatttttttactgtaagttCTTCAGAGTACCACAGTGCATTCTTCATTGCCAGCATCTCTTTTTGAGTTATGAAGACGTGCGTTACAAACTACTCATTAATGGGATCAACTAGCTTGCATATTGGAAGCAGATTTACCTGCCGCAACCTTGAGCCCTGCAAGAATTGGTTTTACCCTGTTCTTTGGAGGAGTGATGCTGTGTTCAAACTGTAGTTGAGATGCTGCAGTGATAGGTTACAGTGAGGCTTTCTAactctccttcctcttcttttagGCTTCCCTGCAGTGAAATGGAGCTAGGGTTGTGCTGACGAAAAATTAGATAGCTTTGGTCCTAGTGTTGGTAGCTTCATTACATGGTGGTTACAGTAATTACACGTGTGGCACAAATGGTTTAAGTTTTCTTTGCCTCATTTCTTTAGTTCTCAGTCCCTTCTCAACCATCATTTACTTGGATAATTTGGTTGTTTATAAACAGACCGAgaggggtgggttttttgttatcCTTTGGTTATTCTCAGAATCCCCAGAATATCCCTTGCCAGGAGCAGATAGATTACATTCCACAAGAAGTCTGCCAGCAGAGGTTTGGCATGGAAGATGCTCAGTGGCTTTTATGTATCCCACATAACCGTCCATTTGCAGGCTAGAAAGCATTGAGCAGATTCACTGTTTGACGTGGATCCAATTCCAGCAACTTTGTACCGAGTTGCTTGTATATAAACTGGCAAAGGATCCGACTCTGGAGGTATGCTTACCTGTTGGCAGCTTCTTGAACTTTAATGAAAAACTTCTTGTTTGAAAAAAGTTTTCCCTGTATTTCTAAAATGActtaaagagagaaaaggacaaCCCAGCAAAGTGACAGAAGTGAAATACGGCCTCTATATGAGAAATCCTTAATTATTAGAGACACTTTTCTTACATATCTTTTCCAGGTAGTTCTTCCCAATATAAACAAGACTTCCATGCAAGCGGTTTTAGATTACTTGTATACCAAACAACTGACCTCCAGTCAGGAACTGGACACACTTGAGTTAATTGCATTGGCAAATCGGTTTTGCCTTCCTCACCTGGTTGCGCTAGCAGGTAAGAATTTGCGGCATTGTCCAATGCAGTGTCTTCTGCAATGGCTGAAACATGTTTTAGTGGTTTTGGAACACATGGGATTTTCTCAAGTgtcatggaaaataaatatatttattttctgaaagggaTATTGTAATAGAAATTGATATTTTTACttagaaaaatgtgtttgcctttttcttgcctttttcagttttgtgctgAACCAGCTCAGAACATTGAAGGAAgctctgctttaaaaacagagtaAAGCTGCTCTTTAGCATTGACAATAATGTCTGTGTCTTGTAATAGCcattctgttgtttttaatttacatgAAAACAGGATGGACCCCAGATTTCCATTTCATAATGAATGAAGTGCTCCATTATACATTTCTATTCAAAGAGAGTAACTAAGCTAATTCAAAACTGATCTAGACCTTCATGTCTTTTAGAAATGCTGTCTGGATCCCTTTTCACTGCCTAGAAGGGAATTGGATATTTTGGTTTATAAACAGGAGATTCAACCCTCATTTCAGGAAGACATAAGTTACATATTTAGAGAAAAATTACAGGATAAGGTGCTACTTAGTTGTAAAATGAAATCCATACATACCCCAGACCTctgggtttcattttttttgtttatttgtgtgtttctttctgtgtatgCAACTTGGCATTGTTTTGAAGACATGGCCAAGGCCAAAACTCAAGAGACAGATGAAGCAAAGctacatgtatttatattacAACACTTCGGCAAAATTTGATCACAGACCATATCCTAGCTCTCCTTCGCCTGTGCATCTGGCCTGTGTACC from Falco biarmicus isolate bFalBia1 chromosome 9, bFalBia1.pri, whole genome shotgun sequence encodes:
- the RHOBTB1 gene encoding rho-related BTB domain-containing protein 1 isoform X2 — encoded protein: MDTDMDYERPNVETIKCVVVGDNAVGKTRLICARACNATLTQYQLLATHVPTVWAIDQYRVCQEVLERSRDVVDEVSVSLRLWDTFGDHHKDRRFAYGRSDVVVLCFSIANPNSLNHVKTMWYQEIKHFCPRTPVILVGCQLDLRYADLEAVNRARRPLARPIKRGDILPPERGREVAKELGIPYYETSVFDQFGIKDVFDNAIRAALISRRHLQFWKSHLKKVQKPLLQAPFLPPKAPPPVIKIPECPVPSMNEAGYLLDSPLCADVMFVLQEQDYIFAHKIYLATSSSKFYDLFLMECEESPDLDETQCNKENTNKDVLTSHLETNGDSDETSLNSADVKIPPPESTDSLNTLEPESGETNSAARTLSSWGKGFVSVHKEMQVNPVSNRMCPVTVVKMDSSVQAGPFKTVLQFLYTGQLDENEKDLTRLAQIAEILEVFDLRMMVENIMNKEAFMNQEITKAFHVRKANRIKECLCKGTFSDVTFKLDDGTINAHKPLLICSCEWMSAMFGGSFIESLNSEVVLPNINKTSMQAVLDYLYTKQLTSSQELDTLELIALANRFCLPHLVALAEQHAVQELTKASMSGVAIDGEVLSYLELAQFHNANQLAAWCLHYICTNYNSVCSKFRKEIKAKSSDNQEYFERHRWPPVWYLKEEDHYQRVKKEREKEDVALNKHHSKRKWCFWNSSAVVA
- the RHOBTB1 gene encoding rho-related BTB domain-containing protein 1 isoform X1, with protein sequence MDTDMDYERPNVETIKCVVVGDNAVGKTRLICARACNATLTQYQLLATHVPTVWAIDQYRVCQEVLERSRDVVDEVSVSLRLWDTFGDHHKDRRFAYGRALHGLALHYVDIFSSSHARHPLHFGLPSLSSFLSVCTSDVVVLCFSIANPNSLNHVKTMWYQEIKHFCPRTPVILVGCQLDLRYADLEAVNRARRPLARPIKRGDILPPERGREVAKELGIPYYETSVFDQFGIKDVFDNAIRAALISRRHLQFWKSHLKKVQKPLLQAPFLPPKAPPPVIKIPECPVPSMNEAGYLLDSPLCADVMFVLQEQDYIFAHKIYLATSSSKFYDLFLMECEESPDLDETQCNKENTNKDVLTSHLETNGDSDETSLNSADVKIPPPESTDSLNTLEPESGETNSAARTLSSWGKGFVSVHKEMQVNPVSNRMCPVTVVKMDSSVQAGPFKTVLQFLYTGQLDENEKDLTRLAQIAEILEVFDLRMMVENIMNKEAFMNQEITKAFHVRKANRIKECLCKGTFSDVTFKLDDGTINAHKPLLICSCEWMSAMFGGSFIESLNSEVVLPNINKTSMQAVLDYLYTKQLTSSQELDTLELIALANRFCLPHLVALAEQHAVQELTKASMSGVAIDGEVLSYLELAQFHNANQLAAWCLHYICTNYNSVCSKFRKEIKAKSSDNQEYFERHRWPPVWYLKEEDHYQRVKKEREKEDVALNKHHSKRKWCFWNSSAVVA